The following are encoded in a window of Acropora muricata isolate sample 2 chromosome 6, ASM3666990v1, whole genome shotgun sequence genomic DNA:
- the LOC136920411 gene encoding uncharacterized protein isoform X9, translating to MFQQLTPQLVYLLCLLFGFGKAYQEVGVSSYLQENADHMPDTGMTLVKGWTVSSSRQGMFLSAGAGENAFHDTFKIPKPGIYFVALNLMITNASDSNASLVINRDFETTSGIDGIFGNTTVNGSLSLSGFLRLYQNDFLALYLRGSGGTLLRDSTFSILYMSRIGSVPGFHALLSRDQIIQNRAKTRIENWRASGNKGLFVQRSGTSPSVGMFCAIVEGIHKFTSNINIHSNSISTRCALSFELNSNVTLLRKFSSGGWKYSIGVSGVFYLYRGDCVELQIELISGGDLILKSGSSFSGLFLGIKSDVDTQFSVTLPRGNIPVGWSRLENSTMISSIRNFKSENANSTLNNNVFTCDSEGLFLVTALVNVNSTFSLQENSFRLLVSVGGYVHDSNSGQLIAWMKSSGADSLIVSGVVQLGKGVTVSVYTNCDDCDGVIIDGLFSVVMILPDWPGVSASLRDTVNLELTGWTKLTRWKTSGVPGSFSFDNAFSPSDGVYRTSVDGTYFLSCNAIYTGQGKGNLSLIIAIDDNLDEGNGLFSLNESPNGDVTLNVAGSIKLRKNQSVSVFVATTEPKSWNISSDTGFSVALVGSECLYVPGLFAVKSDEGLSPGSFNGVIGGWRTIHAQVDSVLKGNRDGAQWNSTSGRFKANEDGFYLVAANVLIRHSGSSKITMNVLLDDGHSQQTALTTFHPQDFRNGRYVNTLTTAGITRLKAEQSISISITGDLSLEVLPNSSFSVVLVSRWDSDYAAGFVSHTISPETAEGRVYVWSTTVSKRLQKDAFADVDIEDSGLYFLQSVVAVQVNSKYTVFSQLKIDDKDVSRGFKSLTRAVATRTPFFLSAFGVLYLRKGQSVILFTGYKEPGFSFINKPGSWFSMARLLAPAEEPGLFQAHKDVQRSSLHHGEPVIGYSSTAGDQLAYVHGNVFNSNTTSQRYGDFTTTLTGTYLVSLIFAISGSVPGNFTACIGPRRCAECYLQVSGALSRYHNTYGFVGLADLTVHELISVCFKSKHTLFTLMSAKRSVHYLSELNLNKTFQLKHRSVAFPSSGWHELTEWKTNSGQLLQRVHVVVGGLYVLCANLEMKAAVPGLVGVKFEAIGLSNIELMLTLASVKADSTESLSVSVVSRLNTSDVIAVSQYSSSGLLDIGDNATFFAALLTNENDNACLLLRSRKSVYDAGKWWQGIEPWDTLDQVCLSPNSDASKGRFVADIAGVYFVTAVVTVRTTGVLHDGSLVELLLSVNGDTTNGNGLRATKQVPIAGYFIVLSFSATVRLEPWQTLYLMIRGTGAGSFEVVNGSTFGVALIEETKYFKNVATNIVQFDNGPQLISHPPPSMSLGDDLELGVSWTCEAVANGPVRYTWLRDKKTVTSSQNLTLLNVQEADSGRYVCMAEYDTIKVFSHLAELDVFGTTPQFESKEVTYPENRNISVQLAVRALDKQRAPANVSVSIIKGNKNGAFALSRSITKGNVSLINQIPLDYEATRVYRLTLLATNLDTNKTSTANVTIILTDVNDNPPIFTSRNETSVKENVVSGTTIFQVKTVDADFGSNSIVTYHLLPGEYSGKFSIGASSGNVTLNGELDYENTTEVILRIQATDGKFLSNTTLFINVEDVNDNYPYFSQSSYSAVVPENISVGYVVIRVAAEDKDSGSNGKLTYSLVQGKNDTDALLKETFSVNSTNGAITSLKKIKLNASQEEFMFQVNVSDNGIPKKSVSANVTITVKDINDNPPIFISRNNTSVRENVANGTIIFQVKAVDADFGYNSIVTYHLLPGEYSRKFAIGLSSGNITLAGELDYENTTEVILRIQATDGKFVSNTTLFINVEDVNDNSPYFNESSYSAVVPENLPIGYVVIRVAAQDRDSGSNGQLTYSLQPEPHHADANFSINATTGAITTREVLKVHNVQEAYNFVVQVIDHGNPSLKSDTNLSIIVEDINDSPPEFKECKNFTSQEQVRARTTISRVSATDADYGSNADIAYSLDVLNPKVCTNEFEIVNDSKIQNLGMLGWGSNCTIRIKASDGEHTVFCVLALLVAEETVILARKDELPGGTIALIVIGIFLFIILVSLFIWYCRMHRRPRSPTSLPGPASSYILHHPEGQEMYKQEESKGPESKGNKTTNL from the exons ATGTTTCAACAGTTGACCCCTCAGCTGGTTTACCTACTCTGCTTGCTGTTTGGATTCGGCAAAG CTTATCAGGAGGTAGGAGTTTCAAGTTACCTGCAGGAGAATGCTGATCACATGCCAGATACCGGTATGACTTTGGTGAAAGGGTGGACAGTTTCCTCTTCTCGCCAAGGGATGTTTCTGTCTGCTGGAGCCGGAGAAAACGCTTTCCATGACACTTTTAAAATTCCCAAGCCTGGAATTTACTTTGTTGCTTTGAACTTGATGATTACAAATGCAAGTGATAGTAATGCCAGTTTAGTAATCAATCGTGACTTTGAAACGACCAGTGGAATCGACGGTATTTTCGGAAACACAACTGTAAATGGATCGTTAAGCCTGTCTGGCTTCCTACGCCTTTACCAAAATGATTTCCTAGCCTTGTACCTGCGTGGTTCTGGCGGAACATTATTACGTGACAGTACTTTTTCGATTCTATACATGTCAAGAATAGGGTCTGTGCCTGGTTTTCATGCTCTATTATCCCGTGACCAAATTATCCAAAATCGAGCGAAGACTCGCATTGAGAATTGGAGAGCAAGCGGAAACAAAGGATTATTCGTCCAGCGCAGTGGAACATCGCCTTCCGTAGGGATGTTCTGTGCTATCGTAGAAGGCATTCACAAGTTTACATCAAACATTAACATCCATTCTAACAGCATTTCTACGCGCTGCGCCCTCTCTTTTGAATTAAATTCAAATGTTACGCTACTTCGAAAATTCTCATCTGGTGGGTGGAAATATTCTATAGGTGTGTCGGGAGTATTCTATTTATACCGTGGAGATTGCGTTGAGCTTCAGATTGAGTTAATAAGTGGTGGGGATCTTATTCTCAAATCCGGAAGCAGTTTCTCAGGCCTCTTTCTTGGAATCAAAAGCGATGTCGATACGCAATTCTCAGTAACCTTACCCAGAGGGAATATACCAGTAGGATGGAGCAGGCTGGAAAACTCGACAATGATAAGCTCAATACGGAATTTCAAGTCAGAAAATGCGAATTCAACGCTAAATAACAACGTGTTCACTTGTGACAGCGAGGGATTGTTTTTAGTTACTGCTCTCGTAAATGTAAATTCGACATTTTCGTTGCAGGAAAATTCCTTTCGTTTACTTGTATCTGTTGGCGGTTACGTTCACGACAGCAATAGCGGACAGTTGATTGCTTGGATGAAATCATCAGGGGCAGATTCACTGATCGTAAGTGGCGTGGTTCAGCTTGGCAAGGGAGTCACAGTCAGTGTCTATACCAATTGCGATGATTGTGATGGAGTAATAATAGATGGACTTTTCAGTGTTGTCATGATTCTCCCTGATTGGCCTGGTGTTTCAGCGTCACTAAGGGACACTGTAAATCTAGAATTGACAGGATGGACGAAGTTGACACGTTGGAAAACGTCAGGCGTTCCAGGTTCGTTTTCCTTCGACAACGCCTTTTCTCCAAGCGACGGAGTTTATCGCACAAGTGTAGATGGTACATATTTTTTGTCCTGCAATGCAATTTATACCggtcaaggaaaaggaaacttGTCATTAATAATAGCCATCGATGATAACCTTGATGAAGGGAATGGATTGTTTTCGCTGAACGAAAGTCCCAATGGAGATGTTACACTCAATGTTGCTGGCTCCATCAAATTGAGGAAAAACCAAAGTGTCTCCGTTTTTGTGGCAACCACCGAACCAAAATCGTGGAACATTTCTAGCGATACTGGTTTCTCTGTGGCATTGGTTGGTTCAGAGTGTCTTTATGTACCAGGATTATTTGCAG TGAAAAGCGATGAAGGTCTTAGCCCTGGTTCTTTCAATGGAGTAATTGGTGGTTGGAGGACTATTCACGCCCAAGTTGACTCAGTATTAAAAGGAAACCGTGACGGCGCGCAATGGAATTCTACTTCAGGTCGATTTAAGGCTAACGAGGATGGCTTTTACCTTGTAGCTGCAAATGTGTTAATCCGACATTCAGGTTCATCTAAAATTACAATGAATGtattgcttgacgatggtcacAGTCAGCAAACTGCGTTGACGACGTTTCATCCTCAGGATTTTCGCAATGGTCGTTATGTAAATACTCTTACTACTGCAGGAATAACAAGGCTAAAGGCAGAGCAGAGTATCTCCATTTCTATAACAGGAGACCTCTCTTTGGAAGTGCTTCCAAACAGCAGCTTTTCTGTTGTACTCGTTTCCCGTTGGGACAGTGATTATGCTGCAGGATTCGTGTCTCATACCATTTCTCCTGAAACGGCAGAAGGCCGCGTTTATGTCTGGAGTACAACAGTAAGTAAAAGACTTCAGAAGGATGCGTTTGCCGATGTTGATATAGAGGACAGCGGTTTGTATTTTTTACAGAGCGTTGTAGCTGTGCAAGTCAACTCAAAATACACGGTTTTTAGCCAACTTAAAATAGATGACAAGGATGTCTCGAGAGGTTTCAAATCTTTGACAAGAGCAGTAGCGACAAGGACCCCCTTTTTTTTAAGTGCATTTGGGGTACTTTACCTAAGAAAAGGACAAAGCGTCATTCTTTTTACAGGATATAAAGAACCTGGCTTTTCTTTTATAAATAAGCCAGGTTCGTGGTTTTCAATGGCGAGGTTGCTAGCTCCTGCTGAAGAGCCTGGTCTTTTTCAAGCACACAAAGATGTTCAAAGAAGTTCTTTGCATCATGGCGAACCAGTGATCGGCTATAGCTCAACTGCGGGGGATCAACTTGCATACGTACACGGAAATGTTTTTAATTCAAATACAACTTCACAAAGGTATGGAGACTTTACAACAACCTTGACCGGCACCTATCTCGTATCTTTAATATTTGCAATCAGTGGAAGCGTGCCTGGAAATTTCACTGCCTGCATTGGACCACGAAGGTGTGCTGAATGTTATTTACAGGTTTCCGGGGCTCTCAGCCGATACCACAACACTTATGGATTTGTTGGGCTTGCAGACTTAACAGTGCATGAGCTAATTTCTGTTTGCTTTAAATCCAAACATACTCTTTTCACTTTAATGAGCGCGAAACGTTCCGTCCATTATTTGAGTGAACTGAATTTAAATAAAACTTTTCAACTCAAGCATCGATCGGTTGCTTTTCCTTCGAGTGGATGGCACGAGCTAACCGAGTGGAAAACAAACAGTGGTCAGCTGTTGCAAAGAGTTCATGTGGTTGTGGGGGGACTATATGTCCTTTGTGCTAACTTGGAAATGAAAGCTGCTGTGCCAGGGCTTGTTGGAGTTAAATTTGAAGCAATAGGGTTGTCAAATATAGAATTAATGTTGACTTTAGCCAGCGTAAAGGCAGATTCCACGGAATCGCTTAGTGTTTCTGTTGTTTCTCGCCTTAATACGTCTGACGTGATTGCCGTTTCTCAATACTCAAGTTCAGGTTTGTTGGACATCGGTGACAACGCTACATTCTTTGCTGCATTGTTAACAAACGAAAACGATAATGCTTGTTTATTGCTTCGGTCCCGTAAGAGCGTCTACGATGCTGGAAAATGGTGGCAAGGTATCGAGCCGTGGGATACTCTTGATCAAGTATGTCTGTCGCCAAACTCGGATGCGAGTAAAGGAAGATTTGTTGCTGACATAGCTGGTGTGTATTTTGTCACTGCTGTTGTTACAGTGAGGACCACAGGTGTATTGCACGACGGCAG TTTGGTCGAACTCCTGCTATCAGTCAACGGAGATACGACAAATGGAAATGGTTTACGGGCCACAAAACAAGTTCCGATTGCTGGTTATTTTATTGTCCTCAGCTTCTCTGCTACCGTCCGTTTGGAACCGTGGCAAACGTTATACCTAATGATCAGAGGCACTGGCGCTGGTTCATTTGAAGTTGTCAATGGAAGCACTTTTGGTGTTGCTTTGATAG AGGAAACAAAGTACTTCAAAAACGTGGCAACGAACATCGTTCAGTTTGACAATGGTCCTCAGCTCATAAGTCACCCGCCACCGTCCATGAGTCTTGGAGATGATCTAGAATTAGGTGTTTCTTGGACTTGCGAAGCAGTTGCAAATGGCCCTGTGAGGTACACGTGGTTGAGAGACAAAAAG aCTGTAACATCCTCTCAAAACCTGACTCTGTTAAATGTCCAAGAGGCCGACTCTGGTCGATATGTCTGCATGGCGGAATATGACACCATTAAAGTTTTCTCCCACCTCGCTGAACTTGATGTCTTCG GAACCACCCCACAATTTGAGAGCAAGGAAGTAACTTATCCAGAGAACAGAAATATTTCCGTTCAACTTGCCGTCCGTGCTTTGGACAAGCAGCGAGCCCCCGCCAACGTCTCCGTCTCGATAATCAAGG GAAACAAGAATGGCGCTTTTGCACTTTCCCGGTCAATAACAAAAGGAAACGTCTCTCTGATAAATCAAATCCCATTGGATTACGAGGCCACCAGAGTGTACCGTTTAACACTCCTTGCTACTAACCTAGACACCAACAAAACAAGCACAGCCAATGTCACGATTATTTTAACAGATGTCAATGATAACCCACCGATATTCACCAGCAG AAATGAGACATCTGTCAAGGAAAACGTGGTAAGTGGTACCACCATCTTTCAAGTAAAAACCGTTGATGCAGACTTTGGCAGCAATTCCATAGTAACATATCATCTTCTGCCTGGTGAATATTCTGGAAAGTTTTCTATTGGTGCTTCATCCGGAAATGTCACTCTGAATGGGGAGCTGGATTACGAAAACACGACTGAAGTCATTCTTCGTATCCAAGCAACCGatggaaaatttctttcaaacacGACACTGTTTATAAATGTGGAAGACGTCAATGAtaattatccatatttcagCCAGAGTTCATATTCAGCTGTTGTGCCTGAAAACATTTCCGTCGGCTACGTAGTAATCAGAGTAGCAGCAGAGGATAAAGACAGTGGATCAAATGGAAAACTAACGTACTCATTGGTGCAGGGTAAAAACGATACTGATGCACTTCTGAAAGAAACGTTTTCGGTAAATTCAACAAACGGAGCTATCacaagtttaaagaaaattaaGTTAAATGCGTCTCAAGAAGAATTCATGTTTCAAGTAAATGTGTCTGATAATGGCATTCCCAAGAAGTCAGTTTCCGCGAACGTTACAATTACTGTGAAAGATATCAATGATAACCCACCAATATTCATTTCAAG AAATAACACATCGGTCAGGGAAAATGTTGCAAATGGTACCATCATATTCCAGGTAAAAGCCGTTGATGCAGACTTTGGCTACAATTCCATAGTAACATATCATCTGTTGCCTGGTGAATATTCTAGAAAGTTTGCTATTGGTTTATCATCCGGGAATATTACTCTCGCTGGAGAGCTGGACTACGAAAACACGACTGAAGTCATTCTTCGTATCCAGGCAACGGACGGAAAATTTGTTTCGAACACAACGCTGTTTATAAATGTAGAAGATGTCAATGATAATTCTCCATATTTTAACGAGAGTTCCTATTCAGCTGTAGTACCTGAAAACCTCCCCATCGGCTACGTGGTAATCAGAGTAGCAGCACAGGATAGAGACAGTGGATCAAATGGACAATTAACATACTCATTGCAGCCAGAGCCACACCATGCCGATGCAAATTTTTCTATCAACGCTACAACTGGAGCCATCACAACGCGGGAAGTATTAAAAGTACACAATGTGCAAGAAGCCTATAACTTCGTTGTTCAGGTCATTGATCATGGCAACCCGAGTTTAAAATCCGACACAAACCTCTCTATCATTGTTGAGGACATAAACGACTCACCTCCAGAATTCAAAGAATGCAAAAATTTTACTTCGCAAGAACAAGTCAGGGCAAGAACAACTATATCACGTGTTTCCGCTACTGATGCAGACTACGGATCAAATGCCGACATTGCTTATTCTCTCGATGTTTTAAACCCGAAAGTTTGCACAAATGAGTTTGAAATAGTTAATGATAGCAAGATACAAAACCTGGGAATGCTGGGCTGGGGTTCGAATTGTACCATCAGAATCAAAGCCAGCGATGGAGAACACACAGTTTTTTGTGTTCTTGCTCTTCTTGTTGCTGAGGAAACTGTAATCCTAGCTCGAAAAG